The following are encoded together in the Ezakiella massiliensis genome:
- a CDS encoding 50S ribosomal protein L25 → MAKIKIDAQEREGLGKNKVKKIRAEKNVPAAIFEKGEETHPITVSARDFDIVFNEAGFTNIVDVMIDGKAYPTIIKEIDRHPFKNQVLHVNFQGIKMDEAIRVEVPIDCLNRDDIKVQPSVFIQTLNTLHIECLPGDLPDVITLDVIDMEIGDQITVADLDIVKDEKITVLTDLDETVCLLTHETEEAEEETEEASAADVPEIGEDSEAEEE, encoded by the coding sequence ATGGCAAAAATAAAAATAGATGCACAAGAAAGGGAAGGCCTCGGCAAAAATAAAGTTAAGAAGATCAGAGCCGAGAAGAATGTCCCTGCTGCAATATTTGAAAAAGGTGAAGAAACTCACCCAATCACAGTTTCAGCTAGAGATTTTGACATTGTCTTTAACGAAGCCGGCTTTACAAATATTGTAGATGTTATGATTGATGGAAAAGCATATCCAACAATTATCAAAGAAATAGATAGACACCCATTCAAAAACCAAGTTTTACACGTAAACTTCCAAGGTATTAAGATGGACGAAGCAATTAGAGTTGAAGTTCCTATCGACTGCTTAAACAGAGACGATATCAAGGTTCAACCATCTGTATTTATTCAAACATTAAATACTCTTCACATCGAATGTTTACCTGGAGACCTACCAGATGTTATTACTCTTGATGTAATCGACATGGAAATTGGCGACCAAATTACAGTTGCTGACTTGGACATTGTTAAAGATGAAAAGATCACTGTACTTACAGATTTAGACGAAACAGTATGTCTTCTAACACATGAAACTGAAGAAGCTGAAGAAGAAACTGAAGAAGCAAGTGCAGCTGACGTACCAGAAATCGGCGAAGACTCTGAAGCTGAAGAAGAATAA
- a CDS encoding SurA N-terminal domain-containing protein — MKKKILLILALVLSFVGCKKPPEGAVAEIDGKVISQDAYDFEFKNYKNIYQSNADEEFSKLTTDQAESQDLILKKGVLEQLIMRATIEKEYQKNHEEIDEKAFEKVFEAKIEDLGGHDNYNKFLEMNKIDEEFFKASIIENMMVDAIKADYKKEFSPADEDLKAYYEGHKEELYRYDISMILTDTSDNAYKIMRSHDSFRNLAILNSKDPFSAVNGGELKAVDPADLPDELVDYVKKGPVGEYADPIESPEGFYVLRVDKVYKDYDSLIEVVKEKLFEEEFKKHLEELRDSNHVKVYMDLK; from the coding sequence ATGAAGAAGAAAATATTATTGATACTTGCCCTTGTCCTCTCCTTTGTCGGCTGCAAAAAGCCGCCTGAGGGAGCAGTGGCAGAAATAGATGGCAAGGTGATAAGCCAAGATGCCTATGATTTTGAATTTAAAAATTACAAAAATATTTACCAGTCCAATGCCGATGAGGAATTTTCAAAGCTGACCACAGACCAGGCTGAAAGCCAAGACCTAATTTTAAAAAAAGGCGTCTTGGAGCAATTAATTATGCGGGCGACCATTGAAAAGGAATATCAAAAAAATCACGAAGAAATCGATGAAAAAGCCTTTGAAAAAGTCTTTGAAGCCAAGATAGAAGACCTGGGTGGCCACGATAATTACAATAAGTTTTTGGAAATGAATAAAATCGACGAAGAGTTTTTTAAAGCCAGCATTATAGAAAATATGATGGTCGACGCTATAAAGGCCGACTATAAAAAAGAATTTAGTCCCGCTGATGAGGACTTGAAGGCCTATTATGAAGGTCACAAAGAAGAGCTCTATAGATACGACATCTCAATGATACTGACTGACACAAGCGACAATGCTTACAAGATTATGAGGTCGCATGATTCCTTTAGAAATTTGGCGATTTTAAATAGCAAGGACCCATTTTCAGCTGTAAATGGTGGAGAACTCAAGGCTGTTGATCCAGCAGATTTACCGGATGAATTGGTGGACTATGTCAAGAAGGGTCCTGTTGGAGAATACGCAGATCCAATCGAAAGTCCAGAAGGCTTTTATGTCCTTAGAGTTGACAAGGTTTACAAGGACTATGACAGCCTGATTGAAGTCGTCAAAGAAAAGTTATTTGAAGAAGAATTCAAAAAACACTTGGAAGAATTAAGAGATTCTAACCATGTAAAAGTATATATGGATCTAAAATAA